TTCAAAGAACGTGTCCGGGTATGGATCGTCATTGAAACGGTCGATCTCACTCCAGCCGGTTCCGCGATAAAGCTGTGTTGCCTCGGGCAGCGCGCTATTCGTATCCAGACGCAGGAGCTTGATGGATAGCTCGCGGGCGATGTTCTCGGCCTTTGTCATAAGGCGCGTTGCGAGTCCGAGGCCGCGCGCGGATGGGGCGACCCAGAGCCTTTTGATCTCCGCGACCTCGCCGCCATTACCCTTCAGCCCGACACAGCCGATCGGCAGGCCATCCGACATGGCCACCAGGAACGCACCGTGCGGACGGATCATATCCTCGGCGTCGGGATCGCGAGAAAGCAATACATCGAAACCCTTCTCGAAGCGGCGTGCAAGTTCGCCGTAGTATTCGCGGAGACAATAGCTGGCGTCCTCGTGTCGCGGGTCTTTCTCCTCGAGCACGATCTGCTCACGCCTCAGCGAAGCAGCGACGATATCCATGGCGCGCAGCAGTTCGTCCGGGCGGCGATGGCGCGCCAGAAACGATTTCGCCTGCGCATTGGAAAGCGCTTCATAAGCCTGAAACTCGCAATGGCCGGTTTCGGTCAGCCTGGCAACGCGGCGGCGCGCGTCCTGAGGGTTCGCCACCGTCTCAATGAGACCCTCCTCTTCCAGACTGCGCAGCAGGCGGCTCATCAAGCCGGAGTCGAGACCGAGATAATCGCGGATCACCGCAACATCCGATTGCCCCCGGCCGATCGAATTGAGGACGCGGGCAGCACCCAGCGGACGGCCGCGTCCGAGAAAAGACGTATCGAGAGCGCCGACTTCGGAGGTGACGGCACGGTTGAAGCGACGGACACGAGAGACAGGATCGTAGGTCATATTATCTGACTTTAGTCAGATAATTCATCCTGTCAATTCAAAGCACTCCAGGGGACACGCAAATGAGCCGCGCACTCCCCACCATCCGCCTTGCGCGCGCCCATCCCCTCGCCTATGGAAATAGCAACGTTCCCAAGGCCTTCCCGTGTTCCGTTTTGCCCTTCACGCCCTGATCGTTCTCATTCTGACGTTGTTGACGCAGATCGGCGGCATCGCCTATCTCGTGGCGCTGGCCGCCTCACGCGCCTGGGGCTTACGGCGGTTTCTGGCGAAGCTTACAATCTTCCTGCTTTGCTATGCTGGCGCCACCTTTGCCGCGAGCCTTACCGCGCCGATCTTCGGGCGGGTTCCCCTCTCCTGCGTCGCCGGCGCCGAAGACAGGCTCGTGGTCCGCTCCCCGATCTACTGCCTGCTAAACCGCAACTACGTCACCCCAGGCGTGCGCGATCTGGCAAAGGCACTTGCCGCCCACATGGATAAGGAATTTCCGGGAACCGTCACCGTCGCGCTGGATGCGAATTTCCCCTTCGTGAACGGCTTTCCGCTGCTGCCACATCTGTCGCATGCCGACGGGAAAAAGCTCGACTTCGCCTATTATTACAAGGACGTGGACGGTGCCTTCCTGAATGGCGCCACCCGCTCCCCGATCGGCTATTTCGCCTTCGAGAAACCCGCCCCCGGCGACGAACTGCCATGCGAAGGGCGCAACGACTGGCTCACCACCCGCTGGAACTTCGATGCGCTGCAGTCTCTGTTTCCAGCCTACCGGATCGAGGAGCAGCGCACATCGGCGGCGATCGGCTGGTTGACGAGCGAAGGCGTGGCGAAGTTCGGCCTGCAGAAGATCTTCATCGAGCCGCATCTGAAGAACGCGCTCGGCATCACCGACAGCCATATCCGTTTTCAAGGCTGCCGCGCCGCCCGCCACGACGACCATATTCATATCCAGGTCGAGTAACCCTCTCGCCGGCCCCTCTGGCCCAGACCCTCAGGCTCGGCAGTTCGTCCGCCAAACGTGGATGCTCAGCGGATCGCACCTTGGGATGAGGCTCACTTCAACGCTGGTGCGGCATTCACCAACGGTATCTATTGGAAGTGTGGCATCCTACAACGTCCCTCATCCTGAGGCGCGCGGCCCGAAGGGCGAAGCCTCGAAGGACACGCCGCAGCGCTGCATCCTGCATCCATCAAACGCCGGAACACCTGCCACGCCGGATGATAATGAGGGCAAGTGGCGCTGCATGCCGATATCGCTGGATGAGACGCCGGTGGCCGGCCCGCAAACCATGCTCGAGTGCATCACCCACGCCGTGATGATCCTGCTCCTGGTCACAGGCCTCGTCTGGCTGGCAACGAGCCGGAACACCTCTCCCCTAGGATAGGGATCGTGCCACGACGTCTATCTCAACGGCAGCTCGAAGCTTCGCTTCAGCGTTTCCATCGGCACGTCGGTCTTGACGCTGAGGATGCTCGGGATGCGCGTCAGGTGATCGGCCTGAAAACGCCAGTAGCTGTGCAGATCGGCGGTGACGATCCGAAGCACGGCGTCGCATTCTCCGGTCGTCAGGTAGCATTCCATCACCTCGGGAAAGCGCCTGACGGCTTCGGCGAAGCGGAGCGTGACCTCGGCATCCTGGGTCTTGAACCAGACGCGGGCAAAAGCCGTCAGCCCCGCCCCGACCTTTGCAGGGTCCAGCACGGCGACGTAGCGATCGATGATCCCGGCCTCTTCCAGCAACCGGACGCGACGCAGGCACGGTGACGGCGACAGGCCTACCTCCTTCGCCAGATCGACGTTCGAAATACGCCCGTCACGCTGAAGCACACGCAGAATATGGCGGTCGATCGGGTCCATGATGGCTGGCACTTTATAGCTCCAATTGATTCTGAAATGGCATGATATGCCAAACTTTCGCAATTTAACGGATTCTTCGCAAGCTCATTGCGCAGGACTTGGCCTATCGTTCCAGCATAGAGACGGAGATGGGTTAGTGACCAAGATAGATAAAATCGTGCTTTCATATTCGGGCGGGCTGGATACCTCGATCATCCTCAAATGGTTGCAGGAAACCTATGAATGCGAGGTGGTGACCTTCAGCGCCGATCTCGGCCAGGGCGAGGAGCTCGAGCCGGCGCGCGCCAAGGCGGAGATGTCAGGGGTCAAGGACATCCGCATCGTCGATCTGCGTGAGGAGTTCGTCCGCGATTTCGTCTTTCCAATGCTGCGGGCGAACGCGCTCTATGAGGGGCAATATCTGCTGGGCAGTTCCATCGCACGGCCGCTGATTGCCAAGCATCTGGTCGGCATAGCCCGGGAGGTTGGCGCAGATGCCGTTGCCCATGGTGCGACCGGCAAGGGCAATGATCAGATCCGGTTCGAGCTGGCCGTCAACGCGCTCGACCCGTCGATTAGGGTCATCGCGCCCTGGCGCCAATGGAACATCCGCTCCCGCATGCAGCTTCTGGAATATGCCGAGAAGCATCGGATCCCAGTGCCAAGCGACAAGCGCGGCGAGGCGCCGTTTTCGATCGACGCCAACCTGCTGCACACCTCGACCGAAGGCAAGGTTCTCGAAAATCCGGCGGAAGTTGCGCCCGATCATGTCTATCAGCGCACGGTCGATCCGATCGACGCGCCCGATGCCACCGAGATTATCACCATCGGTTTCGAGAGGGGCGATCCGGTTTCGGTCAATGGCAAGGCCATGACGCCGGCCGCATTGCTGACCGAGCTCAATGGATTGGGCGGCCGGCACGGCGTCGGGCGGCTCGATCTGGTTGAAAACCGCTTCATCGGGATGAAGTCGAGGGGAATATACGAAACGCCGGGAGGCACAATCCTGCTCGCGGCCCATCGCGGCATTGAATCGATCACACTCGATCGCGCCGCCGCCCATCTGAAGGACGAGATCATGCCCCGCTACGCCGAGCTGATCTACAACGGCTTCTGGTTCGCTCCCGAGAGAGAAATGCTGCAAGCCCTGATCGACCACAGCCAGGCTTTCGTCAGCGGCGAAGTGACGCTCAGGCTCTACAAGGGAAGCGCCTCGGTCATCTCCCGAGCCTCCCCCTGCTCCCTCTACTCCGCCGACCTCGTCACCTTCGAAGAAAGCGCCATCGCCTTCGATCATCACGACGCGGAAGGTTTCATCAGGCTCAACGGACTACGGCTCAGGAGCTGGGCCGCCCGCAACGGCAGATGACCGCCCGATCTCACGTCAGCCAGCGCACCTAACGCTCACGACGCTCCAAACGCCTCCCCTCCGCACTTCGACCTGCCGGAACCGGACGACACAGGCCGGTTCGGATCCCATAAGCTGCGAGGATCAATGGCCGGATGGGTCAATGCCCACATGGCATCATCCCTCGCAGCTGGCCGAAGCAGTCAACGCTTCCATGGAGGAGCCCCCGAATCCAATTTCAAACGATATTTAAAATGGCCACTCCGAAAGCTAATCGATTTTAATTTTATCGTTAAAATTTTCTTGTTGCAGCGCAAAAGAATTTAGACATTAATTTGTGCGGATGCTCAGTTTATTCGTTGGAGAACTCGCATGACTGTGACATTTCCGCTAACCGAAAAGCGCGACGCCGAGACATTGCTGAAACACTTGACGTCGCACAATCTCAGCGTTCCGGGAAACTGCGTCGTGTCGCTCAAGGCGCACGTCGCCCAGGTCTCATCCTCTCATACGACCGCGCTCGGCACCGCTCGTACCGCCTGGTAGTCCCCCGAGACGTCGAATTGCGGCAATCGAGCTGGCCTCAGCCGTCGTAGACGACAGCAATCTTGTTCCCAGCGGGGTCGCGCACGTAAGCGGAATACCAGTTCGGCCCGTAGTGCGGACGTAGACCAGGCGCGCCCTCGTCCGTTCCGCCGTTTGTCATGGCCGCATCGTAGCGTCCACCTCGGCATGGGACTTGGCCATGAAACCAACCATCGAGCCATTTCCGGCGCTCGCCGGTTCGCCGTTGATCGGCTTGCAAACCCATAGAACGAAACCGTCACCCTTCCCGCCTTCGGAATAGGCGCTCCATCCGGGAAATTCCCGATGTTT
The Rhizobium leguminosarum DNA segment above includes these coding regions:
- a CDS encoding bifunctional helix-turn-helix transcriptional regulator/GNAT family N-acetyltransferase — encoded protein: MTYDPVSRVRRFNRAVTSEVGALDTSFLGRGRPLGAARVLNSIGRGQSDVAVIRDYLGLDSGLMSRLLRSLEEEGLIETVANPQDARRRVARLTETGHCEFQAYEALSNAQAKSFLARHRRPDELLRAMDIVAASLRREQIVLEEKDPRHEDASYCLREYYGELARRFEKGFDVLLSRDPDAEDMIRPHGAFLVAMSDGLPIGCVGLKGNGGEVAEIKRLWVAPSARGLGLATRLMTKAENIARELSIKLLRLDTNSALPEATQLYRGTGWSEIDRFNDDPYPDTFFEKRL
- a CDS encoding Lrp/AsnC family transcriptional regulator gives rise to the protein MPAIMDPIDRHILRVLQRDGRISNVDLAKEVGLSPSPCLRRVRLLEEAGIIDRYVAVLDPAKVGAGLTAFARVWFKTQDAEVTLRFAEAVRRFPEVMECYLTTGECDAVLRIVTADLHSYWRFQADHLTRIPSILSVKTDVPMETLKRSFELPLR
- a CDS encoding argininosuccinate synthase: MTKIDKIVLSYSGGLDTSIILKWLQETYECEVVTFSADLGQGEELEPARAKAEMSGVKDIRIVDLREEFVRDFVFPMLRANALYEGQYLLGSSIARPLIAKHLVGIAREVGADAVAHGATGKGNDQIRFELAVNALDPSIRVIAPWRQWNIRSRMQLLEYAEKHRIPVPSDKRGEAPFSIDANLLHTSTEGKVLENPAEVAPDHVYQRTVDPIDAPDATEIITIGFERGDPVSVNGKAMTPAALLTELNGLGGRHGVGRLDLVENRFIGMKSRGIYETPGGTILLAAHRGIESITLDRAAAHLKDEIMPRYAELIYNGFWFAPEREMLQALIDHSQAFVSGEVTLRLYKGSASVISRASPCSLYSADLVTFEESAIAFDHHDAEGFIRLNGLRLRSWAARNGR